Below is a window of Myxococcus guangdongensis DNA.
CCGCTCACCGCGGCCACCAACCAGGACAGCGTGTCGCGCAGCAGCGCCTCGCCCACGCGGCGCGCCACCGAGTCCAGCCAGGCCACATCCAACCCGGAGGCCACCAGCGCGGGCGCCACGTCCCACGCGTCCGCCATCCCGCGCAGCTCCAGCCACGAGCCAATCTCCTCCTCGCGCTGCGTCCGGGCGAGCGGCTCCAGCGCCGGCGTGGCCCGGGCGCGGTCGGCGGCCTCGCGCGGCAGGGCCAACAGGGCTCCGCGCTGCGCGGAGGACAGCCCGTGCTGCCCGAGCGCCATCGCCCGCGCGGACACCAGCCGCAGCGTGTCCCTCAGCCGCGACGCGCTCCGGTTCGCCGACGCCGCGGGGTTGCCCAGCTCCGGCGCGAGCCCCGCCACCATCTGCCCCGGCTTCAGCGCCAGCGGCTGCTGCGTGGACACCACCTCCTGCGGCTGGGTGCGCTGGGCCGCGACCTCCATCAGCCCCCGGCTCAAGGAGGGCGCCTGTCGCAGCAGCTCCCAGAAGGCGGCGGGCTCCAGCCTCAGCAGGCGCACGTCCGTCTGCGCGTGCCCGGTGGTGGGGTAGGGCGAGTTCAGGAAGAGGATGAGCTCCCCGAAGATGTCGCCCGCCTCCAGCGCGCCGGTGGGGGCGTCCTGGTCTCCCACGCGGCGGGACCACACCGTGCGTCCCTCGAGGATGACGGAGAGCCCGTCCGCCGGGTCACCCTGCGCGGCGACGCGAGCCCCCGCGGGGAAGTGGAGCTGCCGCCCGTGGCTGGCCACCCAGTGCAGTTGCTCGTCGCCCAGCCGGGAGAACAGCGGTACCCGGCGCAGCGCTGTGACGATGTCCTCGCTTCCCATGTCGCCCGGATGCTGCCTGGGTCGAAGGAAGGGTGTCCATCTCCACCTGCACCCCAGGCCCGGAATCGTCCGAACGCCCGGTGCGCGCATCGCCTACCCACCCACGGCCAGGGCAGGCAGGCACCGCCCGAGGGCCCATCCGGGAGGCGAACGGCGGAGCGCGGCGGACGGCGGGCGCGGAGGGTGGGGCGCACTGTTCGAGGGAACCTCGTCGAAAAGGAGCTTCCGCATGGAGCCGCACGTCGCTCCCCCACCGCGCCCCGACACCCCGGGTCCGGTGCCGCGTCCCACCCTGGCGAGCGCGGAGGACGGAGACTCGGCGGAGCGCTTCCTCGCGGAGCTGCGCAGCAGCACCCTCTTCTCAGAAGTGGACGCGGAGGAGGCCGAGCGCCTGCGCGCCGAGTCCACCCACCTGGAGCTCCAACCCCAGCAGTGGCTGGGCCACGAGGGAGAGCCCGCTTCCTTCTACCTCATCCTCGAGGGCGAGATTCGCATCACCAAGACGGTGGGCGGCGTGGAGACGCTCATCTCCGTGTTCCGCGCGGGCGACTTCTTCGGCGAGGTGCCGCTCCTGCTCGGCCAGTGCTTCCTCGCCAGCAGCCGCGCCCTCACGCACTGCCGGCTGTTGCGGCTGTCGCACCCGTCCTTCTGGCGGATGCTCGCGGACTGTCCCACGGCCAACCAGCGCATCCTGAGCAAGATGGCCGAGCGCATGAAGGCGCTCCAGTCCATCTCGCTGCAGCAGGAGAAGCTCGCCTCGCTCGGCACGCTCGCGGCGGGGCTGGCGCATGAGCTGAACAACCCCGTGTCCGCTGTCATGCGCGGCGTGCGCGCGCTCGGCGAACGTCTGCGCGAGCTGCCCTCGCTGGCCCTGTCCCTGGACTGCCGCACGTTGTCCGAGCCCCAGGTCCGCGCGCTGGAGGCCCGCGCTTCGGTGTCACCGGAGACGCTCAACCCGCTGGACAAGGGCGACGCGGAGGACGCGCTCGCGCGCTGGCTGGACGCGCGCGGCGTGGAGGAGGCCTGGGTGATGGCGCCGGACCTGGTGGAGTCCGGGTTGTCGCTCGAGAAGCTGGAGCACGAGCTGGCGTCGCTGTCGGGTGAGGTGCTGAAGGGCACGCTGCGCTGGGTGGCCGCGACGCGGGGCATCTCCGTGCTGCTCGACGAAGTGGGGCAGGCCGGAGGTCGCATCGCCTCGCTGGTGAACGCGGCCCGCGCGTACACGTACCTGGACGAGGCCCCGCTGCAGCGCGTGGACGTCCATGACGGCCTGGAGAGCACGCTGGCGGTGCTGGGCCACCGGCTGCGCGGTGTCCACGTGGTGCGCGAGTACGACCGGAGCCTGCCGCCCATCACCGCGTACGGCACGGAGCTCAACCAGGTGTGGACCAGCCTCATCGAGAACGCGACCGACGCCATCAAGGAGAACGGTGGCGGCACGCTGTGGCTGCGCACCCACCGGGACACGGACCACGTGGTGGTCGAGGTGGTGGACGACGGGCCCGGGATTCCCCCCGAGGTGCTGCCCCGCATCTTCGACCCGTTCTTCACCACGAAGGGCGTGGGCGAGGGCACGGGCCTGGGGCTGAGCATCACCCACCGCGTGGTGTCGCTGCTCCACCAGGGCGAGGTCATCGTCACCTCGCGCCCCGGCGAGACGCGCTTCCAGGTCCGGCTGCCCTTCGAGCTGGATGGCGCCTTCATCCCCGAGCCCGCGCGGCCTCGCGCGCCCTCGCCGCGTCAGCGTCCGGAGCCCGAGGAGCTGCGCGGCGCGTGAGCCTCACTTCAGGGGCAGTCGTATCTGGAAGGCGGTGCGGCCCGGCTTCGACTCCACGCGCACGTCGCCGTGGTGCCGGTCCACGACGACGCGGCGGATGATGTCCAGGCCCAGCCCGGTGCCTTGGCCCATGGGCTTGGTGGTGAAGAAGGGCTCCCAGATGCGCTCCAGCAGCTCCGGTGGGACGCCGGGCCCATCGTCCACCACCTCGACGAGGAGGGAGCCTTGGTCCTTCGCGGTGCGCACCGTGAGGTGGCCCTTGCCGCCCATGGCGTCGATGGCGTTGTCGACCAGGTTGGTCCACACGTGGTTCAGCATCCCGGGCAGCGCCTGCACGCGCGGGAGGCTCCGGTCGTACTCGCGCTTCACCTCGACGCCGTGCTTCAGCTTGTAGTTGAGCAGGAGCAGCGTGTTCTCCAGCCCCTCGTGGACGTCCACGGGCTCGGGCTGCTCCTTGCCCGCGTGGGTATAGGACTTCACCGCGCCCGCCAGCTCCGCCAGCCGCGTGGTGCTCTGCCGCACCTCCGCCAGCAGCGCGCGCGTGCGCACCAGGGCCTCCAACCACGCGAGCGCGTCCGGTATCGCCTCGGCGGGGAGGGCCTGGGTGAGCGGCTCCAACTGCGCCTCACCGATGCCCGCGTCCAACAACGTGGGCGACAAATCCCAGGCGTTCACCACGCCCTTCGCGTCCATCCACGTGGCCAGCGCGTCCTCGGCGTCACCGCGCGCCAGCGGGTCCATGTCCCGGGTGGCGCCCCGGCCCTGGCTCTGCCGACAGGTGCGCAGCAGCTGCTGTCGCTGGGCCTGCGTCAGACGCCACTGGTCGAGCGCCACCGACAGGTCCTCTTGCGAGTCCATGGCCTGGGTGAGCTGCTCGGTGGCGCGTCGGCCCGCGGAGGCCGGGTTGTTCATCTCGTGCGCGAGCCCCGCCGCGTGTCGTCCCAGCGCGGCCAGCTTCTCCTGGCGCAGCACGGTGTGCTCCAGGCACCGCAGTCGCTCCTGGGGCTGCTTCGGGTCCACGGACACGTCACACCTCGCTCAGGTACTGATGGATGAAGGAGATGGCGATGGAGCCCTCGCCCACGCCGGAGGCCACGCGCTTGATGGAGGCGTGGCGCACGTCCCCCGCGGCGAAGATGCCCGGCACGCTCGTCTCCAACAGGAAGGGCGCCCGCTCTGGCTTCCACCCCTTGGGCCGCTGCCCGGACGGCATCAGGTCCGGCCCGGTGAGGATGTAGCCGCGCTCGTCACGCGCCACCAGCCCGTCCAGCCACTCCGTCCTCGGCACCGCGCCAATCATCACGAACAGCGTGCTCGCGGGCACGGTGCGCTCGGGCTGTCCGCGCGTGGCGAGCGTGACGCGCTCCAGATGCGCGCCGCCCTCCACGCGCGTCACCTCCGTGTCCAGCAGCACCGTGACGTTGGGCAGCGAGCGCACCTGCTCGACGAGGTAATGGGACATGCCCTTCTCCAGCGAGTCCCCGCGCACGACGAGCGTCACCCGCTGGGCGAACTGCGCGAAGTAGAGCGCGGCCTGTCCGGCGGAGTTGGCGCCGCCGATGATGTAGACCTCCTCGTCCTTGCACGACAGCGCCTCCGTGCGCGACGAGCCGTAGTAGACGCCCGCCCCGGTGAGCGCCTCCATGCCGGGCGTGGAGAGCTTCTTCCACTGCACACCCATCGCGAGCAGCAGCGCGTGGCAGCTCAGCTCCGTGCCGTCCGCGAGCGTGACGATGCGGTACGGGTCCTCCACGCGCAGGTGGCTCACCTCCTGCGGCGTCAATATCTCCACCCCGAACCGCGCCGCCTGCGCCACCGCGCGCCGCGCCAGGTCCGAGCCGCTCAGCCCCGCGGGGAAGCCCAGGTAGTTCTCGATGCGCGAGCTGGTCCCCGCCTGTCCTCCCGGCGCGCTGCGCTCCACCATCACCGTGCCCAGCCCCTCGGACGCGCCATACACCGCGGCCGCCAGCCCCGCGGGGCCTCCGCCGATGATGACCAGGTCGTAGAAGGGCTTGGTCGCGCGCACCTTCAGGCCGATGCGCTCGGCGACCTCCAGCGTGGACGGGCCCATCAACCGCGTGCCGTCCGGGAAGAGCACCAGCGGCAGCTTCTCCACGGCGGCGCCTCCGGCCTGCGCGAGCAGCAGGCGGCCCTCGTCGCTGGCCTCCACGTCGAGCCACTGGTAGGGCACCTGGTTGCTGCCCAGGAAGTCGCGCAGCGCATGCGAGCGAGGGGCCCAGCGGTTGCCCAGCACGCGGAGGCCCTCGAACGTGGGCGGGTGGTGCGCCCACCACTCCTCCAGCAGGTCCGTCAGCACTGGATACAGGCGCTCCTCCGGTGGCTCCCACGGCTTGAGCAGGTAGTGGTCCAGCCGCACCTCGTTGATGGCGTGGATGGCGGCCTGCGTGTCCGCGTACGCGGTGAGCAGCACGCGCCGGGCCTCGTCGTAGATCGTCTTCGCCTGCTCCAGGAACTCCACGCCCGACATGCCCGGCATGCGCTGGTCCACGAGGAAGAGCGCCACCGGGTCGCCGCGCAGCCGCAGCTGGCGCACCGTCTCCAGCGCGGACTCTCCCCGGTCCGCGCTGAGCACCCGGTACTCGCGGCCGTACTGACGCCGCAAGTCGCGCTCCACCGCGCGAAGCACTTCCGTGTCGTCGTCCACCGCGAGGATGACGGGCTTGGCCATGCGCACGCTCCTCTGGGAAGGAGCGCATCGAGGCGGCTTCGCGCCCCAGGCGACGGGACGGGCGACGCGCGGAGTGCTCGGAGGGCGGGCGTCAGTGGGCGGGGTTCGAGGGGCCGTGCACCCCGCCGCTCAGGGGCAGGTGGCCGCGTCGTTGTTGCCCGCCACCAGGTAGACGTTCCCCGGGCCGGTGTAGACGCGCTCGCCGAAGGCCTTCACCCGGCAGGAGGGGAGCTGGGGATTGCGCTGGATGGAGAAGTACCGGGACACCTGCTGCACCGCGGGCAGCCCCAGCTCCGACATGAGGGGGTTGTCGAGCAGCATCAGCGACTCGAGGGTGCGCAGCCCCTTCAGGTCCGCGAGGCTGGTCAGCGCGCTGTTCTGCTCCGAGGCCAGCCCCGTCAACCGCTCCACGCCCTCCAGCCCCGTCAGCGTCGTCAGCGCGGGGTTGTTGTAGAGGCTCAGCCACGACAGCATCCGCAGGGACTCCATGCCGCGCACGTCCACCAGGCGCGCGTGGGCCTCCAGCGAGAGGGTGCCTCGCATGCTCTGCAGTCGGGGCATGTTCCCCCACCACGCCAGCGCGTCGTTGCGCGAGAAGAAGATGCTCTCCACCTGCGCGAGCGCGCCCAGCCCGTTGCTGTCGACGAGCGCCGCGTTGAGCCGGACCTCCAGCGTCACGCCGATGGTGTGCAGCGACGCCAGCCCCGTCAGCGTGCGCAGCGCGGGGTTGTTCGTCACCTCCAGGTTCTTGCCGATGAACTCCAGCCGCGTGCCCTCGAGGGTGGTGAGGCGGGCGTTGTTCTCGATGAGCACGCTCTGCGCCACGCTCGTCAGGTTGGGCAGCGGCAGGAGCGCCAGCGCGGGGTTGTCCTTGATGCGCAGCGAGCCCGTCAGCGTCTGGATGGCGCGCAGCCCCTGGCCCTCGGACGTGTGGGAGAGTTGCGCGTTGTCCTCGAGGACGACGCCACTGCGTGGCACCACCGACTGGAGCCCGTCCAGGGTCTGGAGTCGGGGGTTGTGCGCCACCTCCAGGCTGGCGCCCACCCAGGAGAACTGCCCCGTCGCGCCCCCCACCGTCACCGACTCCAGCGCGACGTTGTTGAGCAGGCTCAGCCCCTGGCCGATGAAGCGCAGCCCGGGGAACTCCAGCCGCGTGAGGGACGTGTTGTCCTGCACGAAGAGCGCGCCGTCGACGACCTCCAGCGTGGCGAGCCGGATTTCGGAGACCTGCGTGTTGCCCGTTCGCACCTCGAGGCCGCCGCGGATGCGGGAGATGCCCTTCAGCACCGCCACGTCCACGGGTCCTCTGATGACGAAGGTGCCGTCGAACGTGTTCAGGTCGTCGCAGATGGGGGTCGAGGCGAGCACCTCTTCCTCGTCGAGCACGCCGTCGCCATCCAGGTCCGTGCCCGTGCTGACGCGGGTGCCCCCGGCCGCGCACGCCGGCTCCCAGGCGCGGGTGACGAGCAGGCGGGAGGTTTCCACGCAGACCTCCATGCTGGTGCGCACCTCGTCGTCGCCGAGCACGCCGTCGCCGTCCTCGTCGTGCCCCGCCTCGACCCGCGTGAGCACGGTGGGGGCCAGACAGACGCGAGGGGAGGGCGGGGGCGCTCGCGTGCGGGTGAGCAACTGGGCCTCGGCGACGTCGCGGCACGAGTACACCTCGCGGGCGACCTCCTCGGTGTCCAGCGTGTCGTTCTGGTTGAAGTCGTAGCCCGCGCGGGTGACCAGCCCGCCCCCCGGACAGCGCTCGCCCGGGGGCACCGGCTGCTGCTCCACCCGCATCTCGGCCTCGGAGCGGGCGCAGACGAGCGTGGAGCCCGTCACCTCCTCGTCGTCGAGCACGCCGTTGCGGTTGTCGTCGGTGCCCACGAGCACGTCGCGGCCTCCCAGCTCACACCGCGCGCCGGGCAGCTCCACGACCTCCCGGTTGAGCGCGGGCGGGTGGTCCATCAAGTCGCGGATGCTCAGGGCGTCACACCCCGCCGCGAGCGGCAGCAGGGCCAGCCAGGTCCACCTCATGGCGCGTCTTCTCCAGCGGCGGCCACGTGGGCCGCGACCGAATCTCCCACGGGGAGCAGGGGGGAGGAGCAGGGCGTCTGCTCGTCGTTGTCCTGGACCGTGCGCGCTTCCCCCAGGAAGGCGCGGTCGGCGAGCTGGTTCGCCAGACATGACGGCAGCGTCGGGTTGCCCTGGATGGTCAGCGTGGTGGTGACCTCCATCAGCCCGTCCAGGTCCAACGTCAGCAGCCGGCTGTTGTCCTGGATGTCCAGGTCCGTCACGGACAGGAGCCTGCGCAGGCCCGCCAGCGTCTGCAGGGAGGGATTCTCCCGCACCTCGAGCGAGCGAAGGCTCCGGATGTGCTCCAGGCCCGAGACATCCCACAGCAGGGCGTTCTTCGTGAGCTCCAGGTCGACGAGCGACTCCAGGTGCGGGAAGGCCCCCAGCCTCGCGAGCTTCGGGTT
It encodes the following:
- a CDS encoding ATP-binding protein; translated protein: MGSEDIVTALRRVPLFSRLGDEQLHWVASHGRQLHFPAGARVAAQGDPADGLSVILEGRTVWSRRVGDQDAPTGALEAGDIFGELILFLNSPYPTTGHAQTDVRLLRLEPAAFWELLRQAPSLSRGLMEVAAQRTQPQEVVSTQQPLALKPGQMVAGLAPELGNPAASANRSASRLRDTLRLVSARAMALGQHGLSSAQRGALLALPREAADRARATPALEPLARTQREEEIGSWLELRGMADAWDVAPALVASGLDVAWLDSVARRVGEALLRDTLSWLVAAVSGDVLLAEVERGSARVHALVEGVKAYSFMDRAQTTEVDVHDGLESALSALRHRLEGDHVRIERQFAADAPKLQAEAHALDEVWTQLVLNALEALGERGGTLRLRSWTEAQRLVVEVADDGPGIPRDLMPRIFEPFFSTKPNAAGLGLDISRRIIERHGGDVRVLSAPGHTRVQVRLPV
- a CDS encoding ATP-binding protein gives rise to the protein MEPHVAPPPRPDTPGPVPRPTLASAEDGDSAERFLAELRSSTLFSEVDAEEAERLRAESTHLELQPQQWLGHEGEPASFYLILEGEIRITKTVGGVETLISVFRAGDFFGEVPLLLGQCFLASSRALTHCRLLRLSHPSFWRMLADCPTANQRILSKMAERMKALQSISLQQEKLASLGTLAAGLAHELNNPVSAVMRGVRALGERLRELPSLALSLDCRTLSEPQVRALEARASVSPETLNPLDKGDAEDALARWLDARGVEEAWVMAPDLVESGLSLEKLEHELASLSGEVLKGTLRWVAATRGISVLLDEVGQAGGRIASLVNAARAYTYLDEAPLQRVDVHDGLESTLAVLGHRLRGVHVVREYDRSLPPITAYGTELNQVWTSLIENATDAIKENGGGTLWLRTHRDTDHVVVEVVDDGPGIPPEVLPRIFDPFFTTKGVGEGTGLGLSITHRVVSLLHQGEVIVTSRPGETRFQVRLPFELDGAFIPEPARPRAPSPRQRPEPEELRGA
- a CDS encoding sensor histidine kinase, producing the protein MSVDPKQPQERLRCLEHTVLRQEKLAALGRHAAGLAHEMNNPASAGRRATEQLTQAMDSQEDLSVALDQWRLTQAQRQQLLRTCRQSQGRGATRDMDPLARGDAEDALATWMDAKGVVNAWDLSPTLLDAGIGEAQLEPLTQALPAEAIPDALAWLEALVRTRALLAEVRQSTTRLAELAGAVKSYTHAGKEQPEPVDVHEGLENTLLLLNYKLKHGVEVKREYDRSLPRVQALPGMLNHVWTNLVDNAIDAMGGKGHLTVRTAKDQGSLLVEVVDDGPGVPPELLERIWEPFFTTKPMGQGTGLGLDIIRRVVVDRHHGDVRVESKPGRTAFQIRLPLK
- a CDS encoding FAD-dependent oxidoreductase, whose protein sequence is MAKPVILAVDDDTEVLRAVERDLRRQYGREYRVLSADRGESALETVRQLRLRGDPVALFLVDQRMPGMSGVEFLEQAKTIYDEARRVLLTAYADTQAAIHAINEVRLDHYLLKPWEPPEERLYPVLTDLLEEWWAHHPPTFEGLRVLGNRWAPRSHALRDFLGSNQVPYQWLDVEASDEGRLLLAQAGGAAVEKLPLVLFPDGTRLMGPSTLEVAERIGLKVRATKPFYDLVIIGGGPAGLAAAVYGASEGLGTVMVERSAPGGQAGTSSRIENYLGFPAGLSGSDLARRAVAQAARFGVEILTPQEVSHLRVEDPYRIVTLADGTELSCHALLLAMGVQWKKLSTPGMEALTGAGVYYGSSRTEALSCKDEEVYIIGGANSAGQAALYFAQFAQRVTLVVRGDSLEKGMSHYLVEQVRSLPNVTVLLDTEVTRVEGGAHLERVTLATRGQPERTVPASTLFVMIGAVPRTEWLDGLVARDERGYILTGPDLMPSGQRPKGWKPERAPFLLETSVPGIFAAGDVRHASIKRVASGVGEGSIAISFIHQYLSEV
- a CDS encoding DUF7151 family protein; the encoded protein is MRWTWLALLPLAAGCDALSIRDLMDHPPALNREVVELPGARCELGGRDVLVGTDDNRNGVLDDEEVTGSTLVCARSEAEMRVEQQPVPPGERCPGGGLVTRAGYDFNQNDTLDTEEVAREVYSCRDVAEAQLLTRTRAPPPSPRVCLAPTVLTRVEAGHDEDGDGVLGDDEVRTSMEVCVETSRLLVTRAWEPACAAGGTRVSTGTDLDGDGVLDEEEVLASTPICDDLNTFDGTFVIRGPVDVAVLKGISRIRGGLEVRTGNTQVSEIRLATLEVVDGALFVQDNTSLTRLEFPGLRFIGQGLSLLNNVALESVTVGGATGQFSWVGASLEVAHNPRLQTLDGLQSVVPRSGVVLEDNAQLSHTSEGQGLRAIQTLTGSLRIKDNPALALLPLPNLTSVAQSVLIENNARLTTLEGTRLEFIGKNLEVTNNPALRTLTGLASLHTIGVTLEVRLNAALVDSNGLGALAQVESIFFSRNDALAWWGNMPRLQSMRGTLSLEAHARLVDVRGMESLRMLSWLSLYNNPALTTLTGLEGVERLTGLASEQNSALTSLADLKGLRTLESLMLLDNPLMSELGLPAVQQVSRYFSIQRNPQLPSCRVKAFGERVYTGPGNVYLVAGNNDAATCP